In the genome of Quercus robur chromosome 3, dhQueRobu3.1, whole genome shotgun sequence, one region contains:
- the LOC126716451 gene encoding uncharacterized protein LOC126716451, which translates to MFKSDGQSDTVLNNMCESFNSTIVKFRSKPIITMLECIRLYLMTRFQANREMITKVESELCPKIRKRLYKEKLACSKWIACWAGRMKFEVKSGLESFIVDLEEKKCSCRRWDIVGIPCCHAISCIFFNREDAEKYVNACYKRTTYIDCYEPIIEPINGQNMWGPTGLPPVQPPIKRRPPGRPKKKRALEPDEPRNHRKKRGLGISKQCKLCGKLGHNKRSCKGEVGGNSSLPGSASQASGTTRRAAKDAQPTVHRAQPSSNDDVTTSAPPTPTDNQSNRRPKKQRKRSAVTTETLNATGNAARYMAAMRSAKR; encoded by the exons ATGTTCAAAAGTGATGGGCAGAGTGACACGGTCTTGAacaacatgtgtgaaagttTCAACAGCACGATAGTTAAGTTCAGGAGCAAACCTATAATCACCATG CTTGAGTGTATTAGGCTATATCTGATGACTAGATTTCAAGCAAACAGAGAAATGATTACGAAGGTGGAATCTGAGTTGTGTCCTAAGATAAGGAAGAGGCTGTACAAGGAGAAGTTGGCATGCAGCAAGTGGATAGCATGTTGGGCTGGTCGTATGAAGTTTGAAGTGAAGAGTGGGCTTGAGAGTTTCATTGTGGACTTGGAAGAGAAGAAATGCAGCTGTAGGAGGTGGGACATAGTTGGCATACCATGTTGCCATGCCATTTCTTGCATATTTTTCAACAGAGAAGATGCTGAAAAGTATGTCAATGCTTGCTACAAAAGGACTACCTACATTGATTGCTATGAACCCATTATAGAGCCCATCAATGGCCAGAATATGTGGGGTCCTACTGGACTGCCACCTGTGCAACCCCCTATCAAGAGGAGACCTCCTGGCAGGCCTAAGAAGAAGAGGGCACTGGAGCCTGATGAACCTAGAAATCACAGAAAAAAAAGAGGCCTAGGCATCTCAAAACAATGCAAGTTATGTGGGAAATTAGGACACAACAAGAGGAGCTGCAAGGGAGAAGTAGGAGGGAACTCCTCCTTGCCTGGGAGTGCATCCCAAGCCAGTGGGACCACTAGAAGG GCAGCCAAGGATGCTCAGCCAACAGTACACAGGGCACAACCAAGCTCTAATGATGATGTGACCACAAGTGCACCTCCAACCCCCACTGATAACCAGTCCAATCGAAGACCAAAAAAACAGAGGAAGAGAAGTGCAGTCACTACTGAAACCTTGAATGCAACTGGGAATGCAGCAAGATATATGGCAGCAATGAGATCTGCTAAAAGATAG